AAAGCGAGATATGCGATAGCATCGGCAGGTTCTAATCTTATTACGGTTTCAAATGCCTTTTTTGCCTCTTTATGTCTTTTCATTTTTTGTAAAATATGCCCTTTTAAATAGTAATTTCTAAAATATTCGGGTTGGAGGTTGATAGCAATTTCAATCTCTCTTTCTGCCTTATTTAGTTCCCCTTTATCGTTGTATACTACAGAAAGGAATCTGTGTGCATCCGGATTACTCGGATCTGTTTCGATTATTTTTGAAAGGTGGATCTCTGCTTCAGGGTATTTTAAAATCAGATAATTGAGATAAGCCAAATTATAGAGCAGATTATTATCGTCTTCCGAATCTTTTTTTATTTCTTTCAGCTCTTCTATTACCTTTTCAACATATTCATTTGCTCTTTCAATATCTCCCTTTTCCTTTAGATAATTATACATATTTTCGACAACAGAATGCTCGGATGGATGCAATTTCAAAAATTCTTCCATCTCTTTTTCAGCTCTATCGAATTTTTCCTGTAATAACAGGGAGTATATTAATCCGTTTATCGGGTTGAAATCTTCATTTTCTGCATGTTTCCATGCTTCCCTGTAAAATTCTTCTGCCTTGGAGAAATCTTTTCTTCTTTTATAAATTTCTCCAAGGTAAAATAATGCAGGTACATTGTTATTATCATTTTTAAGGAGTTTTTTACATTCTTTTTCTACCGAGGAGAGTTTTCCTTCATGAAAGAGACTTGCAATTAAATTAATTTCAGTTCTTTGGTTTTCGGGATCCTTTTCAAGAGCTTTGTAGTACTCTTCGGATGCTTCTTTATGGCTTCCCTTTTCAAAGAGATAATCCCCGTATTCTCTATGAAATACCGGAGAGTCGGGGTGACGATCAACCAGGCATTTCAAAGTTGAACCAATGTCGCTTGAGACATGGCCGAACAATATGTTATTGATTCTTTCTTCATCGACGATTTCCTGATATCTTCTTATCATCATCTCAACTGCATCGAAGTTGGCGGAATTCAGTCTTGCTGAAACATTGCTTTGAGATATTTCCAGTAACTCAGCGACATCGCTTTGTTTTTTTCCCAGCAGAGTGTGATATATTATCTCGGCCTGTGGTTTTGTCCACCTTGCGGTTATTGCTTCCAAAAGTGAGCATTCAACTTTTAATTCCCTGTTCAACTGATTCCAACCGGTTTTTATAGTGAGCTTCTGCTTTTTTTTATCCATCCTGTCGAGTTCGGGACCGGAGTTTCTGAATGCTTCGCCGTCGCAGCTGCCAATGTTCTTATCCTTATCATAATTTTCAATACCGCCTACTCCGATTGCTATCCTTACATCGGGCTTTATTTTTTTATTAGAATGGAGATCCTGCGATAATATATACGAACGAATTCTTAATGCGATCTCCAGGGCTTCACGCGACGAAGGCAAAACTGCCTGAAAACTATCCCCTCGGAAAATTTCAAAATTGATATTGTCTGCTTCCAGTTCCTGCAGTACGTTCCAAAGATGGATTACATATTCGGTTCTTTCATTTCCTTCCAGCCTGGAGTAATTTACAAGGTCGCCTGTCAGAACAGCATATATCTTTTCACTCATCTTTCACCCGCTGTATTACAGGTATTATTTCCGTGAAAGTATATAAGTCTACAGGGTTATATTTGTAACATATAACCTTCAAAAATTATATTATTAAAATATCATCTTTAATGATTATATTTTGCGGTTATAACTTTTAAACGTCATATTGTAAAGATATAATTTTAAGACATAATATTACTGAAATTTTTAGAATAGGTATTTTGATTTTCCTGTCTTCCCGAGGTTTAAAAATAAAAAGAGCTTTTACCGAAAAAAGAGGTGATCGATCCCCCTCCTCCGTTACGCAATGCCCCCCTGCCGCAGCCTCCCCGGCCAGGAAGAGAGATTCGAGGCTGCATATTTCGAAGCCGTAAGAACCCCCCTAACCAAGATAGAAGGGAAAGGGGAACTCTCGCTGAGAGAGATAAACAACTGCATAAACGAACTCTTAAAGCAGAGCATTCGGATCGAGGGCGTGATAAATCTCTTCTCGAACGTAAAAGAAAAATATTCCCTCTTTGACCCTGCGTTCCTTTCAGAGATCGCCCGTATGAAGGAGAAAAACCTCGCGGTGGAACTGCTTACGGAACAGATCAGGATCTATTCACGGACGAACGTCGTTAAATCCGCGAAATTTTCAGAGCTCCTTGCAGAAGCGATGAACAGCTACATAAACGGCATGCTGACAAACGAGCAGGTCATCGAAGAGCTGCTCAGGATGGCGAAGGACATGGCCGGGGCCCATAAAGGAGGAGAAGATATCGGCCTTACTCTCGAAGATATGGCATTCTACGATGCCCTGAGAAAGCCGGAAGCCGTCAAAGACTTCTACGAAAATGACGAACTCGTCGCAATCACGAAAGAGCTGCCCGAACTCTTGCGGAAGACAAGACAAGCGACTGTTAAAGCAGCACAGGTACCCTCCCGAGGTATGAAGGACGCCGTAAACACAGTCCTTGCCCAGTGCGGGATGTGGACCGACAACACGGAATTTGAGGAGTGGATCTGTTTTCATGTTTTCAGTCCCGGCTGTAAATTATATAATCTGCGAATCCAAATCCCATCCAATGACAATATGGATTGCATCGACCAACCGCGACAACTGGGAGGTAATCAAAAAGAAAAATACCTGGGGCGTTCCGAAGAGGAATAAGAACAGCATCGAAAGATCAAGCCCCGGCGACAGGATCGTCATATTCGTCCGACAGGAAAACGCCGGAGATACGATCCTCCCATCCGCAATAACCGCCACTTATGAGATTACATCGAAACCATTCGAAGACCATTCGGAAATATTCATCAGGCCTCCTACCATGCCCAGCGAAGAAGTCTTCCCCTATCGTGTAAAGCTGAAGGCCGTGAAAATATTCGATGACCCTCTCGATTTCAAATCGCTCATCCCGAAGCTGGAATTTATCACCAACAAGAAGCAGTGGACCGGCCACCTGAGAACGGCAATGAGAACAATCCCGGAAGAGGATTACGAGTATATTATGAAGGCCGCCGAAACCCCGAGAGGATGATCATCTCCCCGTCACCCATCAAAATCCTCTTTTTTCAACCGCACGAGATCCCTATTCACTCTTTTAAGAACCCGGTGATCTGGAACGCCCGGAAGAGGAATAGTAAAACCTCTTACATCCCCCTCCACACTGAAACTTCACCCGGTACATTCGCAGCCTTGCGGAAGTTTGCAGCAGTTTGCAGCACATCTCCGCAAAGCAACGAATTATTATAATCTCATTTTTTTCAATTCCCAAAAATATCCGGCTGTTTTTGATCTATGTTTGCAGCAGAACCGGGCGTACACACACAACAAGAAGAATATATCTCCTTAAGATCGTCCTCCTGTGCCCTGAATTTTTCCGCAAACTACATTTTTTAGAGAGAGAATCTCCACAATTCATACAACATTTGACAAAAGAGCCACCTTCATCTTTTATTTTACTTTGCAGCAGGTTGCTGCAAAACTGCTGCAAAGATGCTGCAAAGCTGCAAACATAACTCCGGGGTAACATCTCCACACGGACCCCGACGATCGCATCTTTGAGCTCGTGAATCTCTTTGGAGAGTGCCTGCGGTACCAGGTAGAGCGGGACGGGACCGGCAGGTTTGCCGATCTCCCCGAGAGAAGATGCGCTGCCGTTTCCATCTCCGGGCACGAGGCAGTAATAGTAGTCTCCGTTTATTCTTTCGTTTGTTTTTATCATTTTAATCATCGGGTGCAATTCCCACTCCTGATTAAGGTGGGGAGGGGAGTAATTATAAAACTAAATCGGAATTTCCGAAAAAATTGAAAATTAGATCCAGGGCATAAGGGATTTTATGAAATTCGTCACGTTCCATATATATTTCTAAAACCTGGAGGGGACATAAGCCCTTACGGGCAACCCAAACGACAGGTCCGCTTTGCAGGCTCAGCGAACACGTTCCGATCGTAACCGGTCCGAAACGTATTACATTCAATCATGTAACCCGGGGGTTAAATGAAATACTCCCCCGCATTTTCTTCATTTATATACCCCGCCGACAATCTATTGATCAGGGTGTTAAGGGAGCATCCAGACTCCCGTCCCATGACACCAGTGATGAAGAAGAAAGAAAAAACGCATAATACTCCAAACCCCCCACCAAAAGAAGACTCCACCCCCTGAGTCCTCAAATTCAAAACTCATACAACCTCCAAAAATTCCTTCGAAAGCCGGCAGACCCGAAACGGGTAATTGCCCCCATTTATTCAAATTGTCCTGATTCCGCCCCTGCAGAAATCTTTTCTCAAAATACCGATCCAAAGATCGATCGCAGAATGCCTCCCGTTCAATTTTCGTGATTTCCGTGCCGTTCCTCCCTGCCGTCCGGAAGAAACTTAATGGCAGGCATTTTTATCCACGGAACGAATCACTTTCCTGAGAGACCAGGGGATAGGATATACCCTGAAAAAATAACAATTAGGAAGGAATATGCAATCAAAATATAAAAATAAATTATTATGAGCATCCGGCAAAAAAATCTCATAAGAATACTGATTTTTTACTTTATTATATTGCAGATACTACTCCCGGCCGGAAGAGTCTGTGCAGAAACAGGAATATCACTGCCGGACCAGTACGCAAAAACAAACAACCTGCCGGACCCGGATTTTACCACGGCCCCGGGTATAGACAAATACAACCTGAACGAAACCGAAAAGAAATTATCCACCTCTCTTCTCCTGGATGCACAGGACTCCGGTGATCCAGGCGCCGTAAAATTATTCGCCAGTTCCGCATCTGTTGAAACCTCTTCGGACGAACCTGTCTACGTCTATGTATACGTGCTGCCCGGCTACTCCACGCATATCATCGACCATATTGCCGATGTGACTGGCAGGGACGAGGAGAACAACTTCGCAGTGGCATGGGTCGACACCGGAGACCTCTATGAACTGGCCGCAATCGAAGGGGTGAGAACGGTCAGGGAAGCCATCGCACCGGGTTTGAGTGTAGGATCCGTCACGACCGAAGGAGACATCGTCCATAAGACCGCCAATGTTCGTTCCGAATACGGTTACACAGGTAAAGGCGTGAAGATCGGGATCATCTCGAACGGCGTCAATCATATCAACGATTCGCAGAAATCAGGCGATCTCCCTGATGACGTCCACGTCCTCAGCGACGATGTAGGCGGCGATGAAGGGACGGCAATGCTTGAGATTGTACACGATATGGTTCCCGATGCCGAACTATATTTCCACGACATGGGGGACGATGAAATTGGATTCAATGATGCGATCGACGCTCTTGTTTCAAGCGGCTGCAAAGTAATCTGCGACGATATCTACTGGCCGGGGCAGCCGTACTTCGAGGACGGCAGCATCTCATCTCATCTCGAATCGGTGCTCTCAGATAACGATATCGTATATGTGGCTGCTGCAACAAATCTGGCGGAAGTGCATTACCAGGGCGAATTTTATAGCTCGACAAACGGATTCCACGACTTCAGCAGCGGCACAAATCCGAACCGCACATCCATGTATGTCTGCCTTCCCGCCGCCTCAGGTGTCCGTATCATCCTGCAGTGGAACGATAAGTTCGGCAGTTCGGACAACGACTATGATCTTTACCTGTCCAAAATATCGAATTCCTCTTCAGAAATTGAATATGGCGACCTGGATTACTCCGTGGATACCCAGGACGGGTCCGGCGATCCGATGGAGTATATTGAATATTACAATCCGTGCTCTTCGGAGATAATCGGGGAGATCGACGTCCGGAAAAACGGCAGTGCGGAGAGCAGAATCCTTGAGTTGTTCATTTTGCCGCAGGACGGAGCAAATGTGTACAACAATAATGTCGTCGCTGCCGACTCTGTTTTCGGGCATGCAGCAGTCCCGGATGTAATTACAACCGCCGCTGTAAACTGGATAACGCCTTCGACAATTGAATCGTACTCTTCACGCGGACCTGTGACTATATCATATCCCACGCCGGAAATCCGGGCGAAACCGGACATCACCGGGGTGGACAACGTGAGTATTACAGGAGCGGGAGGATTTACGAACCCGTTTTCCGGGACCAGTGCTGCGGCGCCGCACGTCGCTGCGGTTGCCGCCCAGATATGGGGTGCATATCCCGGGATGACCGCCGACGAGGTGAAGGCGGCACTCTACAATTCGACGGTCGACCTTGGAACAACAGGAAAGGACACGACTTTCGGCTATGGCCGGGCGGATGCACTTGCGATGGCGGACTCACTTCGAACGGTCGTCTCATCCGGCCTGAATGTCGCTACCGGTCGCAGCGGCGGCGGACCGAACACGGATACAGGGATGGGGTTCGCGACGGATCTTAAAGCAGGAGAAACTGCATCGTTTACAATGGACAAGGGTGCGGTCAGGGAAGTCTCGGTGACTGCCGGAACGGATATCAAAAAGGTTATGATCACAGTCCAAAAGGACGGATCGCTTCCGTCTTCGATCGAAGAGCCGGATACGGATGTCTACGAGTACGAGGATGTGACTGTCTACTACGCGGACGGGTCGGATCTCTCGGGCGGAACATTCGAATTCAAAGTGAAAAAGAGCTGGCTGTCCGCGAACGGCTACGGTTCCGGCGACATCGTAATGCTCCACTACAATGAAGAGACGGGCGAATGGAAGGAACTCGAAACGACTCTGACGGACGAAGATGGATCATACTACTATTACACTGCTGAGACGCCGTCGTTCTCGTGGTTCGCGATTGCGGCAGCAGAAGGTTCGACGATCGTTCCTGGAGAGACACAGACTGCGGAAGCGACACTCGCGGCAACACAGTTTGCAACAGCATCCGTCACACCGTCGCCATCTTCCGCCGCAACTGTTCTCTTGACCGCGATACCGGCTAATCCCGGAAATTCGGGCGGAACGGGATCATGGTCATCTCTTGCAATCCCTGCGGTCTTCATGATCCTTGTGGTAATCGTCATCGTCGGTCTTGCCTGCCGCAGGAAAAAGGAACAGTATCCAGACTGGTGGGATAAGGAATTCAAATAATAAATATTCCTTTTTGCGGGAACCGGATTTTTTTCTTTCGAGAAGTTATTAGAGGGTATAAGCCCCTGCCTGGGCGATACCCATACGGGTATCCCCGGCCGGGAGGGAGAGAACAAAGAAGAAAACCGGAGCAGGCGGCGACCGATCACCATGAGGAGGAGGGCTTGAGGAAGTGGGGAAACCTCCCCTTCCCTCTCCCTTCCGGATTATTGCAAATTCCCGGAAACGTGCCGGCTCTTGACAATCCCGCCCATGACCCGGAACGCCGTCTCCGGTTCGTCGAACGAAGGAATACCGGCACTCGTGAGTGCGTCTCTTCCCTGCTTCATCTCCTCCCCGCCGACAAAGACGGGGACCAGCCTCTTCTCCGTCTCCTTCGTCTTTTTGATAATCTCTCCTGCAAGCTTTTCGAACGGGATATTATTGCTCGGGATCGAGATCACGACGCAAATGTCCCAGAAGTTATCGTTTTTGCAGAGCAGGTCGAGGGCCGCAACGAACCTGTCCATCCTTGCATCGCCGACGATATCCACCGGATTCCTCCGGCTCCAGTATGAAGGAAGGAAACCGTCGAACTTCTCTTTCACAGCAGGAGGAAGATCGACGATATTCAGCCCGTATTTCTCCGCGTAATCAGACGCAAGAACAGCGAAACCGCCAGCGTTCGTCACGACCACGACCCGGCCGCCCTTCGGGTATCTCTTCCTGTGCGCAAGGAACTCCGCCGAATAAAAAGCATCTTCGATACTCGAAACGGATATTGCGCCGCACTCCTTAAATGCCTCAATATAGATCTCGTGGCTCCCGGCAAGAGATCCCGTGTGCGAAGCTGCCGCAAGATGACCCTTGTCGGATGAGCCCGCCTTTATCACCACCACCGGCTTTTCGGGCGAGATTTCGGATACAAGCTCCATGAACCTCCTGCCGTCGCCCGCATCCTCGATATACATGATAATCGCACGGGTATTCTCGTCAGATTGCGCCCAGACCAGGTAATCGGTGAATTTAAGATCGCACTGGTTCCCGACCGAGGCCACGAGAGAGTAGCCGAGGCCGTACGAGAGGCTCCAGTCGATCACTGCGTTCAGGAGTGCACCGCTCTGGGATATAAACGCGATGTTCCCCGGAAGCGGAGTTATCGGGAGAAAGGTCGTGTCATACTCTTTATACGGGCTGATCAGGCCGAGACAGTTCGGGCCGACGATCCTCATCCCGTATTTCTTCCCGGTATCCGCAATCAGATCTTCGAGTTTTGCTCCCTCCTCCCCCGTCTCCCTGAATCCCGCCGAAATGATTACGG
This window of the Methanolacinia paynteri genome carries:
- a CDS encoding CoA-binding protein, which gives rise to SIYKDVSFSILPVTPEKAKRMIHAIKALPLIRGYRGSKPKDEAEMVRILVNAARMFGETPGLSEFDINPLRLYEEGACAIDTAFIFDESTIPAAPAVRGENAPPDTKIFSPSSIALVGASEKPGKVGTTMAEKLAKFPGEFYPVNPTDDEIFGFKCYPSVTAIPGSVDMAVISVPAPVVPGIAEECGKKGVKIAVIISAGFRETGEEGAKLEDLIADTGKKYGMRIVGPNCLGLISPYKEYDTTFLPITPLPGNIAFISQSGALLNAVIDWSLSYGLGYSLVASVGNQCDLKFTDYLVWAQSDENTRAIIMYIEDAGDGRRFMELVSEISPEKPVVVIKAGSSDKGHLAAASHTGSLAGSHEIYIEAFKECGAISVSSIEDAFYSAEFLAHRKRYPKGGRVVVVTNAGGFAVLASDYAEKYGLNIVDLPPAVKEKFDGFLPSYWSRRNPVDIVGDARMDRFVAALDLLCKNDNFWDICVVISIPSNNIPFEKLAGEIIKKTKETEKRLVPVFVGGEEMKQGRDALTSAGIPSFDEPETAFRVMGGIVKSRHVSGNLQ
- a CDS encoding EVE domain-containing protein — its product is MTIWIASTNRDNWEVIKKKNTWGVPKRNKNSIERSSPGDRIVIFVRQENAGDTILPSAITATYEITSKPFEDHSEIFIRPPTMPSEEVFPYRVKLKAVKIFDDPLDFKSLIPKLEFITNKKQWTGHLRTAMRTIPEEDYEYIMKAAETPRG
- a CDS encoding PGF-pre-PGF domain-containing protein, coding for MQILLPAGRVCAETGISLPDQYAKTNNLPDPDFTTAPGIDKYNLNETEKKLSTSLLLDAQDSGDPGAVKLFASSASVETSSDEPVYVYVYVLPGYSTHIIDHIADVTGRDEENNFAVAWVDTGDLYELAAIEGVRTVREAIAPGLSVGSVTTEGDIVHKTANVRSEYGYTGKGVKIGIISNGVNHINDSQKSGDLPDDVHVLSDDVGGDEGTAMLEIVHDMVPDAELYFHDMGDDEIGFNDAIDALVSSGCKVICDDIYWPGQPYFEDGSISSHLESVLSDNDIVYVAAATNLAEVHYQGEFYSSTNGFHDFSSGTNPNRTSMYVCLPAASGVRIILQWNDKFGSSDNDYDLYLSKISNSSSEIEYGDLDYSVDTQDGSGDPMEYIEYYNPCSSEIIGEIDVRKNGSAESRILELFILPQDGANVYNNNVVAADSVFGHAAVPDVITTAAVNWITPSTIESYSSRGPVTISYPTPEIRAKPDITGVDNVSITGAGGFTNPFSGTSAAAPHVAAVAAQIWGAYPGMTADEVKAALYNSTVDLGTTGKDTTFGYGRADALAMADSLRTVVSSGLNVATGRSGGGPNTDTGMGFATDLKAGETASFTMDKGAVREVSVTAGTDIKKVMITVQKDGSLPSSIEEPDTDVYEYEDVTVYYADGSDLSGGTFEFKVKKSWLSANGYGSGDIVMLHYNEETGEWKELETTLTDEDGSYYYYTAETPSFSWFAIAAAEGSTIVPGETQTAEATLAATQFATASVTPSPSSAATVLLTAIPANPGNSGGTGSWSSLAIPAVFMILVVIVIVGLACRRKKEQYPDWWDKEFK
- a CDS encoding type I restriction enzyme endonuclease domain-containing protein gives rise to the protein MPPCRSLPGQEERFEAAYFEAVRTPLTKIEGKGELSLREINNCINELLKQSIRIEGVINLFSNVKEKYSLFDPAFLSEIARMKEKNLAVELLTEQIRIYSRTNVVKSAKFSELLAEAMNSYINGMLTNEQVIEELLRMAKDMAGAHKGGEDIGLTLEDMAFYDALRKPEAVKDFYENDELVAITKELPELLRKTRQATVKAAQVPSRGMKDAVNTVLAQCGMWTDNTEFEEWICFHVFSPGCKLYNLRIQIPSNDNMDCIDQPRQLGGNQKEKYLGRSEEE
- a CDS encoding SatD family protein, whose protein sequence is MSEKIYAVLTGDLVNYSRLEGNERTEYVIHLWNVLQELEADNINFEIFRGDSFQAVLPSSREALEIALRIRSYILSQDLHSNKKIKPDVRIAIGVGGIENYDKDKNIGSCDGEAFRNSGPELDRMDKKKQKLTIKTGWNQLNRELKVECSLLEAITARWTKPQAEIIYHTLLGKKQSDVAELLEISQSNVSARLNSANFDAVEMMIRRYQEIVDEERINNILFGHVSSDIGSTLKCLVDRHPDSPVFHREYGDYLFEKGSHKEASEEYYKALEKDPENQRTEINLIASLFHEGKLSSVEKECKKLLKNDNNNVPALFYLGEIYKRRKDFSKAEEFYREAWKHAENEDFNPINGLIYSLLLQEKFDRAEKEMEEFLKLHPSEHSVVENMYNYLKEKGDIERANEYVEKVIEELKEIKKDSEDDNNLLYNLAYLNYLILKYPEAEIHLSKIIETDPSNPDAHRFLSVVYNDKGELNKAEREIEIAINLQPEYFRNYYLKGHILQKMKRHKEAKKAFETVIRLEPADAIAYLALGVSEYALGKREKANEHFIKAHELDNSLSSGKEMLSFLDSGSFKEEDL